Proteins from one Salvelinus namaycush isolate Seneca chromosome 34, SaNama_1.0, whole genome shotgun sequence genomic window:
- the LOC120029168 gene encoding complement C1q-like protein 4 has translation MKFVAVSALCLWGVLCLCASVKAMGTFELMRDAAVGWTGALPCGTWDCECAFNSQRGCCCVANEMSMLEDHTFMRMVDMWEQLTRLDNDIKEVTGNNKIAFTAAMRSRSDCFGPFTSNVPIRYYAISLNQGNGYNDALGTFTSPRAGLYSFSFTAYSNVGVDGERLYHKVQLIKNNEVVASVWEDNREDTEDSATHSVLVSLRQGDQVYVELLSGRSLCGNTKEYNRFSGYLVYPFTQE, from the exons ATGAAGTTTGTTGCAGTGTCTGCTCTGTGCCTGTGGGGGGTGCTGTGCCTCTGTGCCAGTGTGAAGGCCATGGGGACTTTTGAGCTGATGCGAGATGCAGCAG TGGGCTGGACTGGTGCCCTGCCCTGTGGGACGTGGGACTGTGAGTGTGCTTTCAACAGCCAGCGGGGCTGCTGCTGTGTGGCCAATGAGATGAGTATGCTGGAGGACCACACCTTCATGCGCATGGTGGACATGTGGGAGCAGCTCACCCGATTGGACAACGACATCAAGGAAGTCACAG GCAACAATAAGATTGCGTTCACCGCGGCGATGAGATCTAGAAGCGACTGCTTCGGGCCCTTCACTAGCAACGTGCCAATCCGCTACTACGCCATCTCTCTCAACCAGGGCAATGGATACAATGACGCTCTGG GTACCTTCACCTCCCCCCGCGCTGGCCTCTACTCCTTCTCCTTCACGGCCTACTCCAACGTGGGCGTGGACGGCGAGCGTCTTTACCACAAGGTGCAGCTAATAAAGAACAACGAGGTGGTGGCCTCTGTGTGGGAGGACAACCGGGAGGACACGGAGGACAGCGCCACCCATTCGGTGCTGGTGTCTCTGCGCCAGGGCGACCAGGTGTACGTGGAGCTGCTCTCCGGCAGGAGTCTGTGTGGCAACACCAAGGAGTACAACAGGTTCAGCGGATACCTGGTCTACCCCTTCACACAGGAGTAG